The Xyrauchen texanus isolate HMW12.3.18 chromosome 49, RBS_HiC_50CHRs, whole genome shotgun sequence genome contains the following window.
AACTGAATATTAACTATTCTCTTGGACCCCAAACATAAAACAGAAGATTTCTGTAGAGCACTATAGTGACCAGATTTTATACAAGGCTGTCTTTTGTCAGAGTGAAGTTATGTTTAAGTGGGTTTACACCAGGCTAATTGTGGTTAGAATATCAAGGATGAGTTTAGGTCTGAATAGGTCAATTGTGTAAGTGTACAAGTGTGTACAGAATTAGACATCTGTGATTGGCCGCACAGCCAAAAATAGTGACTGGATCACATGATAACCACCACAATCAAAAGGCTCTATTTAATGGGAAGAGTTTTTTTCTGTGGAGTAGAACGCTTGTGTCTTCAGGCAGACTTTTCAtctgtagctttttttttttttaactactttTTATGGCTATTTAAGGTCTTTAGGTTAAACAAACTGAGAAGCTTTAATGATGTTCCAGGGCAATGGAGCATATGggattatacacacacatacccacaatGGTTGGgccaaaatatgtatttaagaATTGGCTTCCTTTCAGTTCATGAGATGTAATTTGAATAGAATTGTCCACATTCTATTGGATGTTAAATTGGAATAATGGGAAGAagaatttactgaattgcaatttAAGAAATTCATCATAGTCACACTTACAAGAAAAATATGTAACCTAAAATTATGCATATGGTGAATTAATTAGATGTATTTCTTTAAGTTTAATACTGTCAACGCAACTATCAAAACAGATTATATTTGTCATCACCAATTTCAGTCACATTGTTTACAAATAACTTTAGAAATGCTAGGAAGTGTTTTTCCACAATGGTCCATAAAATTCGTTAAttgattaaatataatacatttaaaatgattactACTGTAATCTAATATTTATGGTAAAACTTCAAATGTTGTACCTGATAACATGTTTGTGAGTAATTCAAActgaaaaattaaatgtattaatttaaactACACTTTCAGCCTCTAGATTTCATTCCATTTTATTTCTAAACTTCCTtcaatttaaatttgaattacaaTTCTGCATTCTGTTTCTacctcaattcaatttaattttaatttaaaatattttctcagttCAATTCTGAATGGCACACAACCCTGATACACACGCAGACAAACTGTCAACGACTTAAAAACACACTCAGAAAGTGGAAATATCTCCCTCTGCTGGCAACCCACATGAAATGTGTGCCGCTAAAGCACACGTGCTAGTGCTGCAGTGATATAAAACACTTGAGTAAACAAGCTAGATGCAGTActttctcacatacacacaagctTGGATAGTAAGAGTTCCGACCAATTACATCTTTTTTTCGTTTGCCTCATTGAAGCACTTCTCTGCAGGTGCTCATAAATATTAATCAGCAGAAAGATGAGCACTTCCACTTCACTCTGTATCCTCTGACAGCAACATGCGCCTATGCAATAATCGGCTGTCAGACAGGCAGAATATTTATTAGACTGCTCGAAAAATAGGAATGTATGAAAATTGCAAGTAGAGTGAGACAGATATGAAGTGAGGTGGAAAGCAAGAGTGATGAAGGGTGATAAAATCAAGCCTATTTGAGAAGATGGCATTTTTTTCTTTAGAAAGTCAAGTCTGATGTTTTCGTTCTGCTCTGGTAGAAAGGAATAACAATTTCTCATCACGTTCTTTTATATTTTCCCTTTCCTTTTTCTGTCTTTCAGTTTGATTTCCCGTATGCTACAAAGGGACCCTGCTAAGCGGGCATCTCTCACTGAGATAGAGGGTCACACTTGGCTGCAGGGTGTTGACCCATCGCCCGCCGGGTGCACAGCTGCCCCTCTTACCTCTCACCGCAGTTTGTTGCCTGAGGAGCATGAGTTCATACTGCAGGCCATGGCCAGTGGCAACATTGCTGATCGAGATGTCATCCAGGAGTGAGTGCCTCTTTACACAGAATAATTTGGTCTCTCCTTAGATGCTCTTTTCAAATTAACACAAatacatgtttgtgtttgttttagagcACTGGAAGCAGACAGATATAACCACATCACAGCCACTTACTTCTTGCTGGGGGAGCGACTCCTCAGAGAAAAACAGGAACAGACCAGTATCACTCCTGAACAAAGACATGCACAGTAAGTTCTTGTGATCTGTATAGATGTTTTTTCTTTTACCAGACCAGAATTAAGTACTAGTTTATACTTGTTTTGTGCTGGTCTAGCTGATGAACCAACTGTTTAACCTTGTTGGAGGCTAGCATCCCATACTGGAAACCAATATCAAGAACACAACATGCAGTATGCTACAAGATatgttggtcttttcagcagggacttCCTCATTTTTAATGTGCCATCTATTTGATTTCTATTTTTCGTCTGATAATTTTGTATCTTCTTGTTCATCCAGAAAATTATATCTCTAACAAGTCAAAATTTTTCTTAAGGAAAGTAATAGCATACTGAAAGTAATCTGAGCTGAGAACGTctaatgttttaaatgtcttcAAGTCCCCATTGAGcagtttaattgaaaaatatgattgaaaatcatgccttaaaattGTTAAAATCAAGCTATGTGCAATTCATGTCATTTATTGAGTAAACTGAGTGCATTGGTTGGTAGGCCATGTTTAAAACTAAAGAATAttgattgaactgtaagattGCAAGGAGTGGCTTAGACATTTTAATAAACACTGTTACTGGTTCCTCTACAGGAGGCCCATGTCTGAACCACTGGACTTGGTGAGCCAAGCACCCCAGGCTGATACAATAAGAGGGGCCCATCTGGGTCCATTGGCACCCCTCAGTGCTATGTCCTCTAGTTACGCCCGAAGGGGTGTGAGTGAGTCCGGGGACCTGCTGGCTCCCAAACCTAACCGTCATGATAACTCCTTCAGTGACTTTTGTAGCACAGCTCCTTGCTTGAATCTCAGCTTGCGCCCTCTACCTCCAGACCAACCTAATGTCAAGAGCCTTGGATCCTTACAGCAGATCTGTGAGGAAGAagaggatgatgaggatgagaAGGAGCAGAACAGGGACGAGGCAAAACTTAAGGTGGTACCCAGTATTCCAGGTCCACTTCCGTCAACAGATCTCTCTTTGAAACCTTCTAGAACATCTTCGCAATCAGAGACTCTGTGTGAAACAGGGAAGCCAAAAAGTAAGGTGATGGGAAACTGTGAAATACTGGCCGAGGAAGAGGAACTTGAAGAAGGGGTGGAGGGTACAGAAAAGGAGGTGAAGCTTTTCGATTCAGAGTCTAACTTTGCTGCAGTCACTGTGGAACATCAAGAGGAGAAGCCTCCAAAGACTGAAAccgatgtggaaaagatcaaccATACTAAGCAACCAAGTAGAACAAGGGACAAGAGTGTTTTCACCCAACCGAGCATGTCTTTAGATGAGCATGATGGACAACAGATTCAAGGTCCAAATATCGATGGACCTCCTCCAGCTCCCAGACTGGATGTTGTTCAGTGCTGCTGGGGACAGCGGGAACCTTCAAAGGACACAATAGAAAACAACAATAACACCTTGGCCAAATCCAGGCTTCTTGAGGTTGGGGTAGTGTCAACTCCTTGCAGTTCCCCAAGGTCCCTACCTAGGAATCACTGTGTAGATCTGGGTCCAGATGGGGTGGAGATGCGTAAGACGGGGGGTGAAGTTGAGAAACCAGAAGAAGCCCAGCCCAAACCCCAGAAAAGTCTTAACAGCCCGAGGGACACAAGCACTGACCCTGCTATCCGAGCCGACCCCAGCAAGGTCAAGAACGTGAACTTCCGGGAACGTCTACTACAGTTCCCACTCTGCGAAAAAGCCTTGTCCTTCAACATCCAGCCCACTTCTAAAGAGAAGCTCCTTCCGTTTGCACAGTACAACTGCTGTCACGTGTTGTAGAGAGGAATGCAAAGAAAGAATGAACTGGCATCACTGGCAGTGTGACTTGCAACTTAATTTATTTGACTTGTTAGCGTGAACCCCATTAAAGCCCTCTACAACTGTCCAGAGTTGTAGACACTAAAAGATGAAGAGTGTGATCGCACCTCATTCTGTAACCTCAGAGATGCTTTGCCTCACAATCTACTTCTTATACATCTCTATTTTCTTTCCGTAACCAGAATTCCTTGCCGCTTTCctgtaaggccaaagtatactttggttttctgcATGCGCTACATCTCGCACAGTGTGCATGATGCAAATTCCATCTTTTGCACTGAACGTGCACACTGTCCAAGTGTAGCCAAGGTTTTTTAGGCAAGCAGACAGTCTTCCTCTGTGCATCATCGGTACATGTGCCTTGTGTTGACTGTtctaaagagtatcacaaagaagtCGTAGTGTGCATGGTGCAAATGTCAAAAGAGGATTAATTGAAAGGCTAGAGCATTCAACCATTTGTGAGACGTAGCAGCATGCAGAAAAACTATTTGTACCCTAGCTTTTAGACATGCTGTGTATATGAACACCTGTATCTACTGACACTGCTCACTATATACTCTGCCATCTCAGAGACATTTCTTAGAACTAGAGTATGTCTTGCCAGCATAGGAGCTTTAATTCAATAGCTAGTCATTTTGCACTGTAATTGCTTCACCACATTAGTGTACTATCCAATTTTTATAAGTGATGATGCATCATCGAACAAGGGGCTTTGAAGACCACGCTTCACAGTGAAACTTAACAAGCCAGATTTGGCTACAAGAAGAGCAAGTGTGATGACATAGCCATCTAGTTGTTGACAATAATGGAATCAGTTTCATCTTgttgatttgtttacattttcaggGGGCTGTGAAGCAAGGTTCTTTTTGGCACTCACTCAATTTTTATAGAAGTTGCATGGCCGTGGGACTGAATGTCCTGCACCATGGCCTTGTGTGGATGTGTTTGTTAGTTAGCAGTTTACCCTCAGGCTGTGGCACAGCAAGCAGAACAGTTGGCCACATTGATACAGCGAACAGTGACAGTTTGAGAGCATGCTTAATCAGAACAGCTTATCTTAGCATCCGCATCTAGCTGAGGGTTGACCAGGGAAAGATGTTGAGTACATCTGcgatatattttcaaaaaaataaaaagagggcTTGAACAGAGATTATTCTGAGATTATTGCGAGAGACATTTCATGAAAAGGACATATTATTACACAACAATGTAAGACAGGTCTTCCTGGAGCTATATTTTGGAGTTTGTTTTAAAACTGCAAATTCTTGGAAATAGTATGAATCTTTTATCAAGTGTTATCAAGAGTTTGTAGAAAACATGGTGAAACAAACATCTTTTGTTACATGACATATGTGAGGGAGATTAATTACATAACATTTGAACTTCTATTTTTGTTTAATCATCTGCCTCTGTGCACATATAACATTTGTTGTAATGGGATAAGCTCATATCCAGTCATCTACAGTGTGTATTTTTTCCTTTGAACTTGTGCTGTTGGTTTGTATTTTAGCCCTCACTTAGCATACATGCTAAACAACCATTTCAACCCTTCTACTTTAGGTATTATCAAATGAAGGCAGTGACTTTTTTGACACTAGTGTCATTAAAGTGAAATATGGAAAGggtctacagtatatataaatgtcCTATACTTTGTGTCATAGCTGTTGTAAATACTTTTGAGGAGTATGCTAACTTGATGCTAATAGCATAGCTGAGCCTAGCTTAAAACTTACTTTAAGAAAATCCAAATGTTGCTACGGCACGACTGAAGCTAATGGTTACCATTGTCTTACCTCTAAATAGCCtaaacacatcacataaacatttATATAGCAGATTTTACTGTAATAAATGATACTTTGGTACTCCAAAGGACGTTGAAGCTATATCACACTATATATAGTGCACCAAAGTCATCAGTTTGTGAAATACTTTTGTCACATAGTCAGTGTATGTGCAGATGTCTTGCATTTTTCTTCTGTTCAATATCTCGGACCACAGATAAGCTTGaccaaaagcacaaaaacagaTTTAATGAAATGTAAAGGTGCTTTGGGAAGAGATTTCTGACAAATTTCACATCATTTTTTCaggttacaaataaaataataattctgccACTAGTACACACCAATTATAATATCTAGTCACAAAAGCTGAGGATCTAGAATCAGGTTTCTCCATTCCTGTTGTTGTCACTCTTAACAGAAAATACTGATCTAGGAACAGCAATTCTGACAAGAAATAATTAGTGAGCCCTATGGAACAATCAGATGTAAAAAGTTGACATGCACTgtgttatcataaaaaaaaattattgtatgcaTTTTGTTTATCGTTTGACATGAGTCTCCATACTTTCCAAGCAGCTGTAATCGCTTCATTGCGATAGTCAGATTTGGCTTTGTCTATAGTCCCATTTACCCTTACTAAAACAATGACTGTGTCTCAAtgagattaatttatttttatatttatttattaaaactgatTAAACTGTCATTTGTGTCTTTGTcttttatttctctaaaaagaAAGAGACTTTTAAAGTGATATTTAACTCTAACTGGTATTTATTAGTGCACAAATCCACAGTGAATCCATCTTGgttacaatataatttttatgcatttaactttatgcctttctGTTGTGGTCTCCGTCTAGAGCCATTCAATGCTCTAGATAGCATtggatgtttatttatttcaaggGCACTTACATCAGTTTTTTTTATACCATCAAAATCAGTTGCAAGCACATGAAGCACATGGTCAGTTATGAAATGAAAAAATGCaaccaaataaaagtaaaatacattcatcacaatattttaaaacaaaaaaatgcaaacatatcaacagtaacataaaaaataaataaaaacaatatattatatacCACATTGTTGTCAAGATAAACAACACATAAATACAGCACTGTATGTGTCCCTGTTTGCATAAGTCATAATTTAACACATTACTTCACCTCTGCTTTATAATAGATTTTAGCAGGGCCGTAACATAGACACTGAGGGGGACACATCACCCTCAACATTCAGATTAGTGGTTTAATAATAGGTGTTTTTCAATGATTGATTGTTTCATTACATTTGGTTCCTCAAGGGTGCCACTGATATAGACGAATATTAAGGTTGGGTCCAATACCTTGTTGTGTAAACTGTAAAAGCCGTCTTTGGTAAACTAGACCATATGGTACATTAACAAGCAAATTATACAGTGGCTCATTGATATGGTTTTACAGTCATGCAACAAAGCATCTACCTGTCTTCCCGCCTCTTTGGCAATGGTTTTTGGTCGGTCTTAAATTTTGGCCTTTCGAGGTAGTTTATCACCCACCTGCAATTGCTTaactttctgtaaaaaaaaaaaaaaaaaaaaaggaaataacttTTATAATATTTCTGGTTATATAAACAGTCCATACATAAGACATACAAATGACAGTTAAAATAATGTTGTTATTCGTTGCACAAGGCATAAGAAACAGGATTAAACCTCATCATAAAGCAATAAAGATACATAACATTGGCTGTAAATACACCCTACATAAACACAGAGCACCGTAGCCATGGAGACTTCTCATGAAGGGCTGTCAACATTTGCATGTTATTACTGGCCAGTATTATGATTATTACCTTTGCTAACTAACAGCTAAAACTAGCTTAACATCATAATGTTTCAGCTAGCTTACAGCTACAATTGTTTTCTCAACTTTGCACATAAAGTGGCCCCAAAAATTCTGTGGACAGTTTAgccaaacttaaaggaatattcatggttcaatacaagttatcccacaaatgctgttaattgagcttaacttgtattcaacccagaatattcctttaaaaatatatgaatgccattgcatttgaataattaaacatcaaaccaagtggcatttattttaaagattgcAAATGCACAATTATCATGCAGAACTAACAAAAAATGGAACTGACATCAAATTCATACATccattaaaaatcaccttgacaactAGTTATTGCAGTTAAAAATGAAAGTCATTAAAGGAAGACTAGTtatgagaaaaggtctagcatttATTTGCCACTTGGTGTGATATTGTGTGTACAATGCAAAGGAAATCATATTTTAAGTGtgaaataaatgtccaaatgtactgtattcatttatattattactgtaattaaaGTAAGTTAAAGTGACTGTAACCTGTTTTTTGAGTGCTTGCATAGAGTGATACTCGATCTGGTCTCTCTTGATCCGGACCCAATCTGGTTCATCAGGGATCATGAATGCCAGAATCATCTTCACCGCAAGCAGAACGTGCTAGAGGACCAAACCAACGAAAAACAATAAAACCACACCACTCGGTCACAAAGAAACTTGTGCAAATAGAGGTAATAGCAGATAAGTATGGCACTcattcaataatatatataataatatgtttatctCATGTTTTTTATATTCAGTTAGCTTTTTCAAGGCACTTAAATTCATCTCTTACCTCCACAATGACGGCAATGACAAGAACTTTGCCACTGCTGTAGCCAGCTTCCTGTGTGAGCACTTTCACATGAGGTGACAGATGCAAGAGCCAGCAGTTTGACATGACTGATATGATACTCAAAACCTCAAACGCTGGCTGTGAAAAAGACAAACAAGCTATTTTAAACTGAAAAAATGTCACATTGTGTAGGACCTTTTAAGAGATGGCAGTAATGCAAAAACACTGAAAGGGAAAGGGAAAATATTGTATATACGCAACCATTTCTGACCTGCCACACACCCATGTTGGCCACAGGGGCAGAAAAGGGCTTGTTGAAAAGCTTGCAGAGCTTGTAAGCATCTGTACGGATCTCTGTGAGGTTGTTGAGCAGTAACAGAGGAGCAGTGAGTGGATAAACGCAGGAGAATAGACTCAAGTAGCCAAACTGAACTAGGAGCTCAATGTATTCAGCAAACAAGCCCTAGAAGAGAGACAAGTagcaaagaataaaaaaatcGAAATGTAAAGACTGCATGACATCTACTCTATATTCTAGAGAACTTCTAAAGcagacaaaataaatttttagcagatatacacattttacaCTCTTTCTCTTTCCAGAAAATCTTGCAATCATGGGTGTGTCCAAATCTTTGTCCCATAAAATGCTTTCTGGAATGAAAATGCCCATCCCTCTAATACCAACTACCTTGAACTAGCAATAGCATGTAGCAAATAATGGTTCACGGCTGTGACATTTAATTCATTGTTCAATTCTTCAATCAAATACAGAACATACTCAAGCTGCTTTCGGTAGCTGAAGTGATCAGTACTCACTGGGAAAGCCGGAAGACTCCCCTGAGCCTGGAGATGGTCCACCTCTGGATCGTCTTCCTTCAGGTTCCTTTCTGAAGACGTGTAGAAACGGTCCACTAGGAAAGGAACCACCACTTCAGTGAACTGACCCAACACCTGCGTTACTATCAGTAGAGAGGACAACCGCTGTAGATGAAATCAAGGATATAGTGTTATATAGACATACATCTGGATAGATTATATACAATAAACGAGCTTCAGGGGATGTTCTCACCTTTTGCAGAAGAGGAAGGTCCTCCTTGAAGAAAGCGATGTGGAAAAGCACCGCAAAGTTGTTAAAAAAGGTGAACTGAATGAGAGAAAAGAGAAACCCATTAGGATTGAATGTGCACCCGAGATCTTAAATGCTACAGCTATGCAGTGTGTGCTAACTGGTTCTTTTACATCTCAGATATGGAGGGAAAGAAAGAATGCAGGACAGGTAGAAATGGATAGAACAATGAAAGTTACCACGAGAACTTTAGTAGTATGATGATAGTCAAAGGATGATTCCtctctatgattttctgaaaagagagaaattatgtaatttttcagATATTATTTTTAACTAATTTCAGTATTGTTCCTTGGGACTATGAAAGAGGAAAGCCATATGCTGTGTTTTTTGCATGTCATTAATTAGCAGTGACAGACCAGAACATCAGGCAGGCAGAATACTGTATCAGATTATATTTTTgcacatataatataatataatataatataatataatataatataatataatataatataatataatgcctTTACTTTATCTTACCTGATTCTGTTAGCTGCAGGGCCACATTGCGATATATGTTCCCCAGCACATTGGTGTAGACTATATGGGCAATGGAGGGTAGGTATAACAAGGCAGCTGTGAAGTACGAGCCAGATCCCTTGTGCCAGTTCGAAATGTGATGCTCAAAAAAGTAGAATCCGGCCATCCCCATCACCACCAGGCCCAAAAACACCCCAACCACAGGCACTGAGACCAGTCCTATCATAAGCTTCCTCTTCCAATCGGGAAACAGCGGCTCCAGTTTGCCCGTAACAGGATTGGTGCCGAGTTCTCCATGGAAACCTGGCCGGGGTTCTTGAAATTGTTCGGCTAAATTAAAAGTGCCCCAGCGATAGGATAAGGCAGCGCTTCGCCTCTTCCAAAGCTCAATGAAGACGGTGGACCAGAGCATGCTGAAGACTGCCTGCACCATGTAGGAACTGACAGAAGGCTGGTCATCATCTCCCTTTAACAGTGCAGGCTCACTGTCTGATTTATTTGCACTTGAGAAGTTTGCACTGGGAAGGAAAAAAGTGATGAACAGGCCCAGGATGGCTGGAGGAAACAATGACAAAGTGTAGAAGTCCAGGAAGCTGAAATAATAGGCTATAGTGCCCCCAAAATAAGCGTGGATTGCATCTGTAGAGAGAATAAATAAACTTAGTCATTTGAAGAATTGCTATCAGCAGCTAATATTTCTCATACATTGATTTGATCAAAACCTTtaccttaagtattaaacttaagTACGTAACATATCCAGAATTGCTTGTGCTTCAGATATGAATGATACTTCAAATTGTGtggctttttaaagggatagttcacccacaaatttaaattctctcatcatttactcaccctcatgaaatccaagatgtgtatgactttctttcttctccagaacacaaattaaggtatttggaagaatatttcagctctatacaatcagtccatacaatgcaaaagaatgggtgcaaaaatgttgatgcttcaaaaagcacactaaggcagcataaaagtaattcatatgactccagtgttttaatcaaaattttcaaaagtgatatgataggtgttagtgagaaacagataaatatttaagttacttttttgcttgaaattcttctctctgacCAGTggggggcgatatgcacgaagagtgtaaatcaccaaaaacataagaaaaaGACTGTAAAATGTATCTGTGCCTCACCTACACTAatcatatcacctctgaagacattgatttaaccactggagtcttgtggattacttttatgctgattcatgtgatttttggagcttcaaaatgttgggactcattgacttgcattgtgtgtACCAAAAGAGTTGAGTTCAGcatttgaaagaaagtcatacatatctgggatggtattagggtgagtaaatgatgagagcatttcatttttgggtgaactattcctttaagaagaggTTTGCTATTACTTGTCTAAGCCATCAGGGAAGcactttatttacagtaatgtttcacatttacatactatataattacaacaactaccgtaattactaggtactaactttaaatctaaccctaaccctaaccttaatccATATAAAGTAC
Protein-coding sequences here:
- the snrkb gene encoding SNF related kinase b; protein product: MSTTKSVYEGKIAGLYDLDRTLGKGHFAMVKLARHVFTGQLVAVKIIDKTKLDDLATSHLLQEVRCMKLVQHPNVVRLYEVIDTQTKLYLILELGDGGDMYDYILRHEGGVAEDTAKVHFAQIVRAIAYCHRLHVVHRDLKPENVVFFRQQGTVKLTDFGFSNHFQPGTMLMTSCGSLAYSAPEILLGEEYDAPAVDVWSLGVILYMLVCGYPPFQEANDSETLIMIMDCRYTVPDHVSPECKDLISRMLQRDPAKRASLTEIEGHTWLQGVDPSPAGCTAAPLTSHRSLLPEEHEFILQAMASGNIADRDVIQEALEADRYNHITATYFLLGERLLREKQEQTSITPEQRHAQRPMSEPLDLVSQAPQADTIRGAHLGPLAPLSAMSSSYARRGVSESGDLLAPKPNRHDNSFSDFCSTAPCLNLSLRPLPPDQPNVKSLGSLQQICEEEEDDEDEKEQNRDEAKLKVVPSIPGPLPSTDLSLKPSRTSSQSETLCETGKPKSKVMGNCEILAEEEELEEGVEGTEKEVKLFDSESNFAAVTVEHQEEKPPKTETDVEKINHTKQPSRTRDKSVFTQPSMSLDEHDGQQIQGPNIDGPPPAPRLDVVQCCWGQREPSKDTIENNNNTLAKSRLLEVGVVSTPCSSPRSLPRNHCVDLGPDGVEMRKTGGEVEKPEEAQPKPQKSLNSPRDTSTDPAIRADPSKVKNVNFRERLLQFPLCEKALSFNIQPTSKEKLLPFAQYNCCHVL
- the LOC127640306 gene encoding anoctamin-10-like produces the protein MTSQKKPQEGSSTQTKVTGPISWSLVNCPCCISSHIEPLVLIQLDENVQPITKQWIMSMISAPVKAGGAQLLVHPGEDMKGDMIVVAAPRCTLFMVTEDLGLCKPYQDGEMTAFSSEDRDNFCNIDDVQHFLTLAERQYIVKYELDSMRALEDQRIPGIPALKGKLKAREGLLQKLEKTGVIRNITPLHDQKTLKALGEQWYSQKSLWGQPLDAIHAYFGGTIAYYFSFLDFYTLSLFPPAILGLFITFFLPSANFSSANKSDSEPALLKGDDDQPSVSSYMVQAVFSMLWSTVFIELWKRRSAALSYRWGTFNLAEQFQEPRPGFHGELGTNPVTGKLEPLFPDWKRKLMIGLVSVPVVGVFLGLVVMGMAGFYFFEHHISNWHKGSGSYFTAALLYLPSIAHIVYTNVLGNIYRNVALQLTESENHREESSFDYHHTTKVLVFTFFNNFAVLFHIAFFKEDLPLLQKRLSSLLIVTQVLGQFTEVVVPFLVDRFYTSSERNLKEDDPEVDHLQAQGSLPAFPGLFAEYIELLVQFGYLSLFSCVYPLTAPLLLLNNLTEIRTDAYKLCKLFNKPFSAPVANMGVWQPAFEVLSIISVMSNCWLLHLSPHVKVLTQEAGYSSGKVLVIAVIVEHVLLAVKMILAFMIPDEPDWVRIKRDQIEYHSMQALKKQKVKQLQVGDKLPRKAKI